A single genomic interval of Meles meles chromosome 9, mMelMel3.1 paternal haplotype, whole genome shotgun sequence harbors:
- the IDH1 gene encoding isocitrate dehydrogenase [NADP] cytoplasmic — MSQKIHGGSVVEMQGDEMTRIIWELIKEKLIFPYVELDLHSYDLGIENRDATNDQVTKDAAEAIKKYNVGVKCATITPDEKRVEEFKLKQMWKSPNGTIRNILGGTVFREAIICKNIPRLVSGWVKPIIIGRHAYGDQYRATDFVVPGPGKVEITYTSSDGSQKMTYLVHNFEESGGVAMGMYNQDKSIEDFAHSSFQMALSKSWPLYLSTKNTILKKYDGRFKDIFQEIYDKQYKSQFEAQNIWYEHRLIDDMVAQAMKSEGGFIWACKNYDGDVQSDSVAQGYGSLGMMTSVLVCPDGKTVEAEAAHGTVTRHYRMYQKGQETSTNPIASIFAWTRGLAHRAKLDNNKELGFFAKALEEVCVETIEAGFMTKDLAACIKGLPNVQRSDYLNTFEFMDKLGENLNVKLAQAKL, encoded by the exons ATGTCTCAGAAGATCCATGGCGGTTCTGTGGTAGAGATGCAAGGAGATGAAATGACGCGAATCATTTGGGAGTTGATTAAAGAAAAACTCATTTTTCCCTATGTGGAACTGGACCTGCACAG CTATGATTTAGGCATAGAGAATCGTGACGCCACCAATGACCAGGTCACCAAGGATGCTGCAGAAGCTATAAAGAAGTACAACGTTGGTGTCAAATGTGCTACCATCACCCCTGATGAGAAGAGGGTCGAGGAGTTCAAGTTGAAACAAATGTGGAAATCACCAAATGGCACCATCCGaaatattttggggggcaccGTTTTCAGGGAAGCTATTATCTGCAAAAATATCCCCCGGCTTGTGAGCGGATGGGTAAAACCCATCATCATAGGTCGCCATGCTTATGGGGATCAA TACAGAGCAACTGATTTTGTTGTTCCCGGACCTGGTAAAGTCGAGATAACTTACACCTCAAGTGATGGATCCCAAAAAATGACATACCTGGTACATAATTTCGAAG AGAGTGGTGGTGTGGCTATGGGGATGTACAATCAAGATAAGTCGATCGAAGATTTTGCACACAGTTCTTTCCAGATGGCTCTGTCTAAGAGTTGGCCTTTGTATCTGAGCACCAAAAACACTATTCTGAAGAAATACGATGGACGTTTTAAAGACATCTTTCAGGAAATATATGACAA gcAGTACAAATCCCAATTCGAAGCTCAGAATATCTGGTATGAGCATAGGCTCATTGATGACATGGTGGCCCAAGCTATGAAGTCCGAGGGAGGCTTCATCTGGGCCTGTAAGAACTATGATGGTGATGTGCAGTCAGACTCCGTGGCCCAAG GGTATGGCTCTCTTGGCATGATGACCAGCGTGCTGGTTTGTCCAGACGGCAAGACAGTAGAAGCAGAGGCTGCCCACGGGACGGTAACACGTCACTACCGCATGTATCAGAAAGGACAGGAGACGTCCACCAATCCCATTG CTTCCATTTTCGCCTGGACCAGAGGATTAGCCCACAGGGCTAAGCTTGATAATAATAAAGAGCTTGGTTTTTTTGCCAAGGCTTTGGAAGAAGTCTGTGTTGAGACCATTGAGGCTGGTTTCATGACCAAGGACTTGGCTGCTTGTATTAAAGGTTTGCCCAA TGTGCAACGTTCTGACTACTTGAATACATTTGAGTTCATGGACAAACTCGGAGAAAACTTGAATGTAAAACTGGCTCAGGCCAAACTTTAA